One Candidatus Uhrbacteria bacterium CG10_big_fil_rev_8_21_14_0_10_50_16 genomic region harbors:
- a CDS encoding rod shape-determining protein (functions in MreBCD complex in some organisms) — translation MFKQLLGKFSKDLGIDLGTTNTLVYSQEKGIVINEPSVVAMNSRTGQILAVGRDARNMIDKTPPHISTVRPLVKGVISDFEVTEKMLKHFIDVVHSETFTFVPRPRVVVGVPLEITEVERKAVEDAVLSAGAREVFLVEAPMAAAIGGRLPVMESVGSMLVDLGGGTTEIAAVSLGGVVTWKSLTIAGEELNKNIVQYARDTFNLLIGDKVAEEIKIKIGSAATLSEPLVIPMRGRDLISGLPREIVVNDTQIREAMSRSIKFIIDNIKATLEVTPPELVADIYERGLILVGGGALLTNLDEAIAKEIQIPVRIADDPLACVARGTGALLDNPALLRDLALPSATDDRRSFLSKI, via the coding sequence ATGTTTAAGCAACTTCTTGGAAAATTTTCAAAGGATTTAGGGATTGATCTTGGCACGACCAATACGCTTGTCTATTCCCAGGAAAAGGGAATTGTTATTAATGAGCCTTCGGTTGTGGCGATGAACTCGCGTACCGGTCAGATTTTGGCCGTTGGTCGCGATGCTCGTAACATGATCGATAAAACGCCACCACATATCTCCACGGTGCGCCCTCTTGTAAAAGGGGTTATTTCTGATTTCGAGGTTACGGAGAAGATGCTTAAACATTTTATTGATGTGGTTCATTCGGAAACATTTACGTTTGTTCCCCGCCCACGTGTTGTGGTGGGTGTTCCGTTAGAAATAACGGAGGTGGAACGAAAAGCTGTTGAGGATGCGGTTTTGTCTGCGGGTGCACGTGAAGTGTTTTTGGTAGAGGCACCCATGGCGGCGGCAATTGGTGGACGTCTGCCTGTTATGGAATCCGTTGGAAGTATGCTTGTTGATTTAGGCGGGGGTACCACGGAGATTGCGGCTGTTTCCTTGGGCGGTGTCGTGACGTGGAAATCATTGACAATAGCAGGAGAGGAATTGAACAAAAATATTGTGCAATACGCCCGTGACACGTTTAACCTTTTGATTGGCGACAAAGTGGCAGAAGAGATTAAGATTAAAATAGGATCTGCCGCAACGCTCAGTGAGCCGTTGGTTATTCCTATGCGAGGTCGTGATCTCATATCGGGGTTACCTCGTGAGATTGTCGTGAATGACACGCAAATCCGAGAGGCAATGAGTCGATCCATTAAATTTATCATCGATAATATTAAGGCAACGCTTGAGGTGACGCCCCCAGAGTTGGTGGCAGATATTTATGAACGTGGTCTTATCCTTGTAGGTGGTGGCGCATTACTCACAAACCTTGATGAAGCGATCGCTAAAGAAATTCAGATTCCTGTTCGCATTGCCGACGACCCGTTAGCGTGTGTTGCGCGTGGAACGGGTGCGCTTCTCGATAATCCTGCGTTGCTTCGCGATCTTGCACTGCCTTCGGCAACAGATGATAGACGTTCCTTTCTTTCAAAAATATGA
- a CDS encoding thymidine kinase, producing MPNGSVEVICGGMFSGKTEELLRRIRREQYARRKIQLFKHGLDQRYTEGHVESHSSLKLPSEEVATAQDLIRQVKEETRVVGIDEVQFFDDEIVAVANHLADRGVRVIVAGLDTDYKGVPFGPMPHLMAIAEDVTKIRAVCVLCGGPASRSHRLSREGDQVQVGATDVYEARCRSCDALHVCPVQSTTTSYETTH from the coding sequence ATGCCAAACGGATCTGTGGAAGTTATTTGTGGAGGAATGTTCTCGGGGAAAACCGAGGAATTGTTGAGGCGTATTCGTCGGGAGCAGTACGCTCGACGGAAAATTCAATTATTTAAACACGGACTAGATCAACGCTATACGGAGGGCCATGTGGAATCACACTCTTCTTTAAAGCTTCCCTCGGAGGAGGTTGCGACAGCTCAGGATCTGATTCGGCAGGTCAAGGAGGAGACTCGTGTTGTTGGGATCGACGAGGTGCAGTTCTTTGACGACGAGATTGTGGCGGTTGCCAATCATCTGGCGGACCGTGGGGTGCGGGTGATTGTGGCGGGCCTTGACACCGACTATAAGGGCGTGCCGTTTGGTCCCATGCCACATTTAATGGCTATCGCCGAGGATGTTACAAAAATTCGTGCCGTCTGTGTATTGTGTGGCGGGCCTGCAAGTCGATCGCATCGACTCAGCCGGGAAGGGGACCAAGTGCAGGTAGGCGCGACGGATGTTTACGAGGCGCGGTGCCGATCCTGTGACGCGCTCCATGTGTGTCCTGTTCAATCAACTACAACTTCTTATGAAACGACTCATTAG
- a CDS encoding uracil-DNA glycosylase, translated as MEVIHREIECLTASFLCEERIRTQMLPVIGEGSLDARVMFIGEAPGKKEALTGKPFCGASGKVLDQLLTDTGLSRESVYITNVVKDRPPKNRDPKPEEIELYGPFLDRQIALIQPTVIATLGRFSMEYVMRRYGLEERLETISGLHGKQHTLKMEFGTVHMRPLYHPAVAVYNRTRYSELLADMQSLADFEQPAT; from the coding sequence ATGGAAGTTATCCACAGGGAGATTGAATGCCTCACGGCTTCTTTTTTGTGCGAGGAGCGAATTCGCACGCAGATGCTCCCCGTAATAGGGGAGGGGTCGCTTGACGCGAGGGTGATGTTTATCGGCGAGGCACCAGGGAAAAAAGAGGCGCTTACAGGCAAGCCGTTTTGCGGTGCATCGGGAAAGGTTTTAGATCAGTTGCTCACAGATACGGGTTTATCACGTGAGTCCGTGTATATTACAAATGTTGTAAAGGATCGACCGCCAAAAAATCGCGACCCTAAGCCCGAGGAGATTGAGCTCTATGGTCCGTTCCTTGATCGTCAAATTGCGCTCATACAACCAACGGTTATTGCAACACTTGGCCGGTTTTCTATGGAATATGTGATGCGTCGTTATGGTCTTGAGGAGCGGTTGGAGACAATCTCTGGGCTTCACGGAAAGCAACATACTCTGAAAATGGAGTTTGGTACCGTCCACATGCGCCCGCTCTACCACCCAGCTGTAGCCGTGTATAATCGAACCAGGTACAGTGAACTCTTGGCAGACATGCAGTCACTTGCCGATTTTGAACAACCAGCAACCTGA
- the atpG gene encoding ATP synthase F1 subunit gamma, which yields MAINKKVIQRRIKTVKNTRKITKAMELVSAAKMKRATEAVIGSRPYVTHLRELVREISHRTDVSAHPLLHRREGRERILLILVMSDRGLCGGYNVQMVRKTRAFLEKHAEGVEVDIVTVGKRAGSAARQLNLNIIGHYPDISGSPKAEDARPIIKLAMDGYMSETYDDVFLCYTDFKSAITQTPRIMPLLPLAKMFEDFGEVPEHVLDTQEKPVVETVTEPPEFLFEPDAKQVLNRVLPRIVESMLYQGMLESSASEHAARMMAMKSASEAAEEMIDTLTLYYNQARQAGITQEIAEISGGKAALE from the coding sequence ATGGCGATTAATAAAAAAGTCATCCAACGACGCATCAAGACGGTCAAGAACACGCGTAAAATCACTAAAGCGATGGAGCTTGTCTCCGCAGCCAAGATGAAGCGTGCAACGGAGGCCGTGATTGGGAGTCGACCGTATGTAACGCACCTGCGCGAGCTTGTGCGAGAGATTTCGCATCGGACGGATGTCTCGGCACATCCATTGCTGCACAGGCGTGAGGGGCGCGAGCGCATTTTACTCATCCTTGTGATGAGCGACCGCGGACTTTGCGGCGGATACAACGTGCAGATGGTTCGCAAAACTCGTGCTTTTTTGGAGAAACATGCAGAGGGTGTGGAGGTTGACATCGTAACGGTTGGGAAGCGTGCCGGTTCTGCTGCACGACAGCTCAATCTCAACATCATCGGCCACTATCCAGATATTTCCGGAAGTCCAAAAGCCGAGGATGCACGACCGATTATCAAGCTTGCGATGGATGGGTATATGAGCGAGACTTATGATGACGTGTTCCTCTGTTATACCGACTTTAAGTCAGCGATTACGCAGACGCCACGCATTATGCCGTTGCTGCCGCTTGCAAAGATGTTCGAAGATTTTGGTGAGGTTCCAGAGCATGTTCTAGACACCCAAGAGAAGCCTGTGGTGGAGACGGTTACGGAGCCACCGGAGTTCCTCTTTGAACCAGACGCAAAGCAGGTCCTCAACCGCGTTTTGCCTCGGATCGTGGAATCAATGCTTTATCAGGGGATGCTGGAGTCATCCGCAAGCGAACACGCTGCCCGTATGATGGCCATGAAGAGTGCCAGTGAGGCAGCGGAGGAGATGATCGATACGTTAACGCTCTACTATAATCAGGCTCGTCAAGCTGGTATCACCCAAGAAATTGCGGAGATTTCCGGAGGGAAGGCCGCACTTGAATAA
- the atpC gene encoding ATP synthase F1 subunit epsilon: MAAKIQFSIVTPEKTVHQAEVDSVRVTTTLGEIEILSQHIPLVAELKPGSVAITDDGAERLIAVSTGFVEVRPDNSVIVLADTADRAEDLDLAAIEKAQEAAKQVMEEKQNVDEEAYAHAAASLERELARARVVRKQTRH, encoded by the coding sequence ATGGCAGCCAAGATTCAATTCTCCATTGTGACACCAGAGAAAACCGTTCATCAGGCGGAGGTTGATTCGGTTCGTGTGACCACGACCCTTGGAGAAATTGAAATACTTTCGCAGCATATTCCACTCGTGGCAGAACTCAAACCGGGTTCTGTGGCGATAACGGATGATGGTGCAGAGCGTTTGATTGCGGTCTCAACGGGATTTGTGGAGGTCCGACCAGACAATTCCGTGATTGTGCTGGCAGATACGGCAGATCGCGCAGAAGATTTGGATTTGGCGGCGATCGAGAAAGCACAAGAGGCGGCAAAACAGGTTATGGAAGAGAAACAAAATGTAGATGAGGAGGCCTATGCGCACGCGGCGGCTTCCTTGGAACGCGAGCTGGCACGGGCGCGTGTTGTAAGAAAACAGACCCGTCACTAG
- the lysS gene encoding lysine--tRNA ligase, with translation MRIGKDILKEEGQFWGKAIAEEIVRQRPDKDVYVVSSGISPSGPIHFGNFREIVTQFVVKRELEKLGKRVRFVFVWDDFDAMRKVPAGVGEEFVEHIRKPLSRIPSPAGEGTWAQIHEQAFERTLQEFGIETEFLYQTKTYEQGTYDTYIKTALQKREVIARILLRHMSDKAKATKEINEDAFVASYYPVSIFSTWTDKDTTEILDYDGENQLTYRCLETGNEETIDLTKQHQLKFAWKTDWAMRWAVMGVDFESAGKDHNSPDGSFDVSSDIVREVFDAEGPIGLAYEFIGIQGLGAKMSGSKGNSVTPGQLLDIYEVPLLLWLYSRKLPSQRFDLAFNSEILRQYSEFDREVELLRTGKLSDVRVEALQIAGADSAPLNPMPLRQAIALGQIVQWDTEKVVHMLTALQMVFDRASIESRLLKACAYLETYNREEMVALREGMNEEYTLTLSDDRKAVVGRLRTFLESGENRISAIEKEMYEIPKQEGMDEKAVKLAQRAFFTDVYNLLIGKDTGPRLSTFLWAVDRQKVLELLNV, from the coding sequence ATGCGTATTGGAAAAGACATTTTAAAGGAGGAGGGACAATTCTGGGGGAAAGCGATTGCGGAGGAGATTGTGCGGCAGCGTCCAGATAAGGATGTGTATGTTGTGTCCTCGGGAATTAGCCCCTCAGGGCCTATTCATTTTGGAAACTTTCGGGAAATTGTGACGCAGTTTGTGGTCAAACGAGAACTGGAGAAACTGGGTAAGCGGGTGCGATTTGTGTTTGTGTGGGATGACTTTGATGCCATGCGCAAAGTGCCGGCGGGAGTTGGAGAGGAATTTGTAGAACATATCCGTAAACCGTTGTCGCGTATCCCGTCGCCCGCAGGTGAGGGAACATGGGCGCAGATCCATGAACAGGCATTTGAAAGAACATTACAGGAGTTTGGCATTGAGACGGAATTTTTGTATCAAACAAAAACGTACGAGCAGGGAACCTACGATACATATATCAAAACGGCTTTGCAGAAGCGTGAGGTGATTGCGCGTATCTTGTTGCGTCACATGTCGGATAAGGCAAAAGCCACCAAGGAGATTAATGAGGATGCGTTTGTGGCGTCCTATTATCCGGTTTCCATTTTCTCTACGTGGACCGACAAAGACACGACGGAGATCCTTGATTATGATGGAGAAAATCAACTCACGTATCGCTGTTTAGAAACGGGGAACGAGGAGACGATCGATCTTACAAAACAACATCAACTCAAATTTGCTTGGAAGACCGATTGGGCCATGCGATGGGCAGTGATGGGTGTGGATTTTGAATCAGCTGGTAAAGATCATAATTCGCCAGACGGATCCTTTGACGTGAGCTCGGACATTGTGCGTGAGGTGTTTGACGCAGAGGGCCCTATTGGACTTGCGTATGAGTTTATTGGCATTCAGGGATTGGGCGCAAAAATGAGTGGATCTAAGGGGAATTCGGTGACGCCTGGTCAACTCCTTGATATTTACGAGGTTCCGTTGTTGCTGTGGTTGTATTCACGTAAGCTGCCATCACAGCGATTTGATTTAGCCTTCAACTCAGAGATTTTGCGTCAGTACAGCGAGTTCGACAGGGAAGTAGAGTTGTTGCGAACGGGCAAACTCTCCGATGTGCGGGTGGAGGCACTGCAGATTGCCGGTGCCGATAGCGCACCTTTAAATCCTATGCCATTGCGACAAGCAATCGCGTTGGGACAGATTGTGCAATGGGATACAGAGAAAGTTGTACATATGCTTACGGCGCTGCAGATGGTTTTTGACCGTGCGAGTATTGAGTCGCGACTTCTTAAGGCGTGTGCGTATTTGGAGACGTACAATAGGGAGGAGATGGTTGCGCTACGTGAGGGCATGAACGAGGAATACACATTGACCTTGTCAGATGATCGAAAGGCCGTCGTTGGCCGGTTGCGAACGTTTTTGGAGAGCGGGGAAAATCGAATCTCAGCGATTGAGAAAGAAATGTATGAGATTCCAAAGCAGGAGGGAATGGATGAGAAAGCCGTAAAACTTGCCCAGCGTGCATTTTTTACGGACGTCTACAACCTGCTTATTGGAAAAGATACCGGTCCGAGACTTTCCACGTTCCTGTGGGCGGTTGATCGGCAAAAAGTGTTAGAACTGCTAAACGTGTAG
- the atpD gene encoding F0F1 ATP synthase subunit beta encodes MTRMNGKIAQIIGPVVDVSFADAALPEIYTALHIQHEGQTLVLEVAQHIGGDVVRTIAMGPTDGLVRGQEVVNTGAPISVPVGPETLGRMFGVTGLAIDELPDPKVSMRMPIHAEAPAFTEQTTEAEVLETGIKVIDLICPFLRGGKTGLFGGAGVGKTVVIQELIHNIAKEHGGYSVFAGVGERTREGNDLYHEMKESGVLDKTALVFGQMNEPPGARARVALTGLTMAEYFRDQEGRDVLLFVDNIFRFTQAGSEVSSLLGRIPSAVGYQPTLAQEMGQLQERITSTNKGSITSIQAVYVPADDLTDPAPATTFAHLDSTVVLSRPLSELGIYPAVDPLDSTSTVLDPQIIGEEHYRVARGVQQVLQRYKDLQDIIAILGMDELSEEDKLAVSRARKIQKFLSQPFSVAEQFTGKVGTYVPLAETIRSFKEILEGKHDAIREEAFYMKGSIDDVLKA; translated from the coding sequence ATAACGCGTATGAATGGAAAAATTGCACAAATCATTGGTCCTGTGGTCGACGTCTCATTTGCAGACGCGGCATTACCAGAAATTTACACCGCGCTTCATATTCAACATGAAGGTCAGACGCTTGTGTTAGAAGTTGCGCAGCACATTGGAGGAGATGTTGTTCGCACGATTGCTATGGGACCAACAGACGGATTGGTTCGTGGACAGGAAGTTGTGAACACAGGGGCTCCTATTAGCGTACCTGTAGGTCCAGAGACCTTGGGACGCATGTTTGGCGTGACTGGTTTGGCGATCGACGAATTACCAGATCCAAAGGTCTCCATGCGTATGCCGATTCATGCAGAGGCGCCTGCTTTTACGGAGCAGACAACAGAGGCAGAAGTTTTGGAAACGGGTATTAAAGTCATTGACCTTATCTGTCCGTTCTTGCGCGGAGGAAAAACTGGTTTGTTTGGAGGTGCAGGTGTGGGAAAGACCGTCGTGATTCAGGAGCTCATCCACAACATTGCAAAAGAGCACGGAGGATACTCGGTGTTTGCAGGTGTGGGAGAGCGTACGCGTGAAGGAAATGATCTTTATCATGAAATGAAGGAGTCTGGCGTTTTGGATAAGACAGCGCTTGTGTTTGGTCAGATGAATGAACCGCCAGGTGCTCGTGCACGTGTGGCACTCACGGGTCTTACGATGGCGGAATATTTCCGTGATCAAGAAGGACGTGATGTGTTGTTGTTTGTGGATAACATTTTTCGCTTTACCCAGGCGGGTTCTGAGGTGTCTTCGCTGCTTGGACGTATTCCATCTGCGGTGGGATATCAGCCAACCTTGGCACAGGAAATGGGACAGTTGCAAGAACGCATTACTTCTACGAATAAGGGATCCATTACGTCTATCCAGGCGGTCTATGTGCCAGCGGATGACCTTACCGACCCTGCGCCTGCGACCACATTTGCCCACCTGGACTCCACGGTTGTATTGTCACGTCCCTTGTCCGAACTCGGTATTTATCCTGCGGTAGATCCGTTGGACTCCACGTCGACCGTGTTGGACCCACAAATAATTGGTGAGGAACATTATCGTGTGGCGCGTGGTGTGCAACAAGTATTGCAACGGTACAAAGACTTACAGGACATTATTGCGATTTTGGGAATGGATGAGTTGTCTGAGGAGGATAAACTCGCTGTGTCTCGTGCTCGAAAAATTCAAAAGTTCTTATCTCAACCGTTCTCCGTGGCAGAACAATTTACCGGAAAAGTGGGTACCTATGTGCCGCTTGCAGAAACGATTCGCAGCTTTAAGGAGATTTTAGAGGGAAAGCATGACGCCATCCGTGAAGAGGCCTTTTACATGAAGGGCAGCATCGATGATGTGTTAAAGGCGTAA